A stretch of the Salmo salar chromosome ssa20, Ssal_v3.1, whole genome shotgun sequence genome encodes the following:
- the LOC106580722 gene encoding mRNA decay activator protein ZFP36L1 → MKMPSYALNQFLDLEEVMCKHLLSLDLRDASKQSTFPVRPVGYNKPRTPCSLSASSSALSTDSTESATMTSCHWGQNTDASLPSRLNKMSFWAERSVSMVVPSTCTLGWASTEPKQPPASPTGGPVSGSPTSSRYKTELCRTFAESGICKYGGKCQFAHGFDEMRDLNRHPKYKTEPCRTFHTIGFCPYGIRCHFVHNNEDDLGPARPCPGPQAPRSRRPPLLRQSFSFSGFPSAPPQPLMHSQPFLLVPPVSPPTSADITDLFSHALSEVDCVFEPACDLQSQFLPSPDSGCSLCGLSPVPSPSQNPCTLSEACGLQQSQSPPCGPALSARSLSYTSLSDHEGGCGSSASSLSGSDSSGPDGSGRRLPIFSQLSVPDEGFSSECCSGTSFFL, encoded by the exons ATGAAAATGCCATCATACGCGCTTAATCAATTTCTTGATTTGGAAGAGGTTATGTGCAAG CATCTTCTGAGCCTGGACCTCCGGGATGCATCCAAGCAGTCAACTTTCCCAGTGAGACCTGTTGGTTACAATAAGCCCCGGACCCCCTGTTCCCTTTCTGCATCTAGCTCTGCCCTCTCTACAGACTCCACAGAAAGTGCAACCATGACCTCCTGCCACTGGGGGCAGAACACAGATGCCTCACTTCCATCCAGATTGAACAAGATGTCATTCTGGGCTGAGCGCTCGGTCAGCATGGTGGTTCCCAGCACGTGCACCCTGGGCTGGGCCTCTACAGAACCTAAACAGCCCCCAGCCTCCCCTACTGGTGGCCCTGTCTCTGGGTCTCCCACCTCTTCACGCTATAAGACTGAACTGTGCCGCACCTTTGCTGAGAGTGGCATCTGTAAGTACGGGGGGAAGTGCCAGTTTGCCCATGGCTTTGATGAGATGCGTGACCTCAACAGACACCCCAAGTACAAGACGGAGCCTTGTCGCACCTTCCACACCATCGGCTTCTGTCCATACGGCATCCGCTGCCACTTTGTTCATAACAACGAGGACGACCTGGGCCCTGCCAGACCTTGCCCTGGTCCCCAAGCCCCTCGCTCCAGACGACCCCCTCTACTTAGGCAGAGCTTCAGCTTCTCAGGCTTCCCCTCTGCCCCTCCACAGCCCCTGATGCACTCCCAACCCTTCCTCCTTGTGCCTCCAGTTTCCCCTCCCACCTCAGCTGACATCACCGACCTATTCTCCCACGCCTTATCCGAGGTGGACTGTGTCTTTGAGCCGGCCTGTGATCTCCAGTCTCAATTTCTCCCCTCTCCTGACTCCGGCTGTTCCCTCTGTGGACTGTCCCCTGTGCCTTCCCCCTCCCAGAACCCCTGTACCTTATCAGAGGCCTGTGGCCTGCAGCAGAGCCAGAGTCCCCCCTGTGGGCCTGCTCTCAGTGCCAGAAGCCTCTCCTACACCTCACTGTCAGACCACGAGGGTGGGTGTGGCAGCTCAGCCAGCAGCCTCAGTGGGTCTGACTCCTCTGGTCCAGATGGGTCTGGTCGGCGGCTGCCTATCTTCAGCCAGCTGTCAGTGCCTGACGAGGGCTTCAGCAGCGAGTGCTGCAGTGGCACTAGCTTCTTCCTCTAG